The Vibrio kanaloae genome has a window encoding:
- the leuD gene encoding 3-isopropylmalate dehydratase small subunit, producing MSGFQQHTGLVVPLDTANIDTDAIIPKQFLQKVNRIGFGKHLFHDWRFLDDAGQQPNPEFVMNEARYQGASILLARENFGCGSSREHAPWALADYGIQVMIAPSFADIFYGNSINNQMVPVRLTEQEVDELFQFVEANEGAEITVDLEAMKVSANGKEYSFEIDEFRRHCLLNGLDNIGLTLQHADKISEFEAKIPNFLK from the coding sequence ATGTCAGGTTTTCAACAACACACCGGATTAGTCGTTCCTCTAGATACGGCCAACATCGATACTGATGCGATCATTCCAAAGCAGTTTCTACAGAAAGTAAACCGCATCGGTTTTGGTAAACACTTGTTCCACGATTGGCGCTTCCTAGATGACGCAGGCCAACAACCAAACCCTGAGTTTGTAATGAACGAAGCTCGCTACCAAGGCGCTTCAATTCTTCTAGCTCGTGAAAACTTCGGTTGTGGCTCATCTCGTGAACACGCACCTTGGGCGCTTGCCGATTATGGTATCCAAGTAATGATCGCACCAAGCTTTGCCGACATTTTCTACGGTAACTCGATCAACAACCAAATGGTGCCAGTTCGATTGACTGAGCAAGAAGTGGATGAGCTATTCCAATTCGTTGAAGCGAATGAAGGTGCAGAAATTACGGTTGATCTAGAAGCAATGAAAGTCAGCGCGAATGGTAAAGAGTACTCATTTGAAATTGATGAGTTCCGTCGTCACTGCCTACTGAATGGTTTAGATAATATCGGCCTTACACTTCAACACGCCGATAAGATCTCTGAGTTTGAAGCTAAGATTCCTAACTTCCTGAAATAA
- the rsmA gene encoding 16S rRNA (adenine(1518)-N(6)/adenine(1519)-N(6))-dimethyltransferase RsmA: MKNDVHLGHKARKRFGQNFLNDPYIIDGIVSGINPLPGQNLVEIGPGLGAITEPVGKLVDKFTVIELDRDLAERLRNHPDLTDKLTIHEGDAMKFDFEQLVKPNNKLRIFGNLPYNISTPLMFHLFEFHKDIQDMHFMLQKEVVNRLAAGPGSKAYGRLTVMAQYYCKVTPVLEVPPTAFVPPPKVDSAVVRLQPYEVLPYPAKDLKWLERVCREGFNQRRKTVRNCYKSLIDKEVLEELGINPSMRPENLTLEQFVDMANWLYDSHNADK; the protein is encoded by the coding sequence ATGAAAAATGATGTCCACTTAGGGCACAAAGCGCGTAAACGTTTTGGTCAAAACTTCCTTAACGACCCATACATTATTGATGGAATCGTATCGGGCATTAACCCACTACCAGGTCAGAATTTAGTTGAAATCGGCCCAGGTCTTGGTGCCATTACAGAGCCAGTTGGTAAACTTGTCGACAAGTTCACGGTAATTGAGCTAGATAGAGATCTAGCGGAACGTCTGCGCAACCATCCGGATCTTACTGATAAGTTAACGATCCATGAAGGCGATGCGATGAAGTTCGACTTCGAACAACTCGTGAAACCCAACAACAAGCTTCGTATCTTTGGTAACTTGCCATACAACATCTCTACCCCCTTGATGTTCCATCTTTTTGAATTCCATAAAGACATACAAGATATGCACTTTATGCTTCAAAAAGAAGTAGTTAACCGTTTAGCAGCGGGGCCAGGCAGCAAAGCTTACGGTCGTCTTACTGTCATGGCTCAATACTACTGTAAAGTGACTCCTGTGCTCGAAGTACCGCCAACAGCCTTCGTTCCGCCACCGAAAGTAGATTCTGCAGTCGTGCGCCTTCAGCCATACGAAGTGCTACCTTACCCTGCAAAAGATCTCAAGTGGCTAGAGCGAGTCTGTCGTGAAGGCTTCAACCAACGCCGTAAAACGGTTCGTAACTGCTACAAGAGCTTAATCGATAAGGAAGTGCTTGAAGAGCTAGGTATCAACCCAAGCATGCGCCCTGAGAATTTAACGCTCGAGCAATTTGTCGATATGGCGAACTGGTTGTACGACAGCCACAACGCTGACAAATAA
- the lptD gene encoding LPS assembly protein LptD, with product MQSFSRTLLAASISTALYVSTTQAETITDSSVQEMPSIDQCLIEPAAENETQLPAHVESDRLEAINGDKAIYSGDVRVTQGNKTILADNVTLHQQENIVVAEGNVNFSDGQIKSVSDRATNNLTTDEMTLENTDYEFLCEPGRGDAVYVSKTGKAVYEIEDGSITSCPIGDNAWRLRASSISVDQDEEQATFYNPRFEIQSVPVFYLPYLTVPVGDTRKTGFLYPTVSYGSSDGFEAEIPVYWNLAPNYDLETTFKYMQERGTQLNSKFRYLSDFGSGSIKSEYLPDDKKYEEKGDRWGAQLEHSGIFQQSWLFELDYSKVSDIDYFTDVNSSSIGNREDGQLLQEGKATYRSQNWDASVLVRDFQVLTTTNNLPYRLMPQLEYNYYAPEVMKYLDFDLISHVSLFDTDAKGKPSATRVHVEPGITIPVGNTWGTWTTEARLLGTYYQQDLDGVDTGTGSDYEGLEESASRVIPEFRSHAGIVLERDTTIVDNYTQTLEPQVQYLYVPEEDQSNIGRYDTTLLQTDYYGLFRSRKYSGVDRIASANQVSYGASSRFFDDEYKERLNISFGQIFYIDKDTKQNLNDDDSSKNSNYSSWAVEVDFNYDDYLFYHGGVQYDIDTSAMQLANSTIEYRFTGGYIQTNYRYVTKEYIEDTVDFNIGSITKDGISQAGLLGAYQISPKWNASAQYFYDLTTEEELEWLARINYKSDCWYIGFTYSNQLRSWEGDYINTSNASPVYENNFSVNFGIVGFGTNIGSDSGAVGESSSDNALSYGRPFFLNN from the coding sequence ATGCAATCTTTTTCCCGCACCTTGTTAGCCGCGTCTATAAGTACGGCGTTATACGTGTCGACAACTCAAGCTGAAACAATCACCGATAGTAGTGTGCAGGAAATGCCCTCTATAGATCAATGCTTGATCGAGCCCGCTGCAGAAAACGAGACGCAGCTACCCGCACATGTTGAGTCAGATCGCTTAGAAGCTATCAATGGTGACAAGGCAATATATTCAGGTGACGTAAGAGTTACGCAAGGGAACAAGACCATCCTTGCTGATAACGTAACCCTGCACCAACAAGAAAACATCGTTGTAGCTGAAGGCAACGTAAACTTTAGTGATGGTCAAATAAAGTCAGTATCGGACAGAGCAACCAACAATCTGACTACCGACGAAATGACATTAGAAAATACCGATTACGAATTTCTTTGTGAACCAGGTCGTGGTGATGCTGTATACGTATCTAAGACAGGCAAAGCGGTTTATGAAATTGAAGATGGCTCAATCACCTCTTGCCCTATTGGCGACAACGCTTGGCGCCTAAGAGCCTCAAGTATCAGTGTCGACCAAGACGAAGAACAAGCCACTTTTTACAACCCTCGCTTTGAGATCCAAAGTGTTCCCGTTTTTTACTTACCGTATTTAACTGTACCAGTCGGCGATACCCGTAAAACCGGCTTCTTGTATCCAACCGTTTCGTACGGTTCAAGCGATGGTTTCGAAGCTGAAATCCCGGTGTATTGGAACTTAGCGCCAAACTACGATTTGGAAACCACATTCAAGTACATGCAAGAGCGTGGTACTCAACTAAACAGTAAATTCAGATATTTGAGCGACTTTGGTTCGGGCAGTATCAAGTCTGAGTACTTACCTGATGATAAAAAATACGAAGAAAAAGGCGACCGTTGGGGGGCTCAATTAGAGCACTCTGGAATATTCCAACAATCTTGGTTATTTGAACTCGATTACTCCAAAGTGAGTGATATCGATTACTTTACCGATGTCAACTCAAGCAGCATTGGTAACCGTGAAGATGGGCAACTGCTTCAAGAAGGTAAAGCAACCTACCGTTCTCAAAATTGGGATGCTTCTGTACTTGTCCGAGATTTCCAAGTCCTTACAACCACCAATAACTTGCCTTATCGTCTCATGCCACAACTCGAGTATAACTATTATGCTCCTGAAGTAATGAAGTACCTGGATTTTGATCTAATCAGTCATGTTTCGTTGTTCGATACAGACGCAAAAGGTAAGCCTTCAGCTACTCGTGTTCACGTTGAGCCTGGCATTACTATCCCAGTCGGAAATACCTGGGGAACTTGGACAACAGAAGCGCGATTACTGGGTACATACTACCAACAAGATCTTGATGGCGTTGATACTGGTACGGGGTCTGATTATGAAGGCTTAGAAGAGTCAGCAAGTCGAGTGATCCCTGAATTTAGAAGCCATGCTGGTATCGTTCTGGAACGAGATACCACGATTGTTGACAACTACACTCAAACACTCGAACCACAAGTCCAATACCTTTATGTCCCGGAAGAAGATCAATCTAACATTGGTCGTTACGACACCACTTTACTGCAAACGGATTATTACGGTCTATTCAGAAGCCGTAAATACAGTGGTGTAGACCGTATTGCCTCAGCAAACCAGGTAAGTTATGGAGCTTCATCTCGCTTTTTTGATGATGAGTATAAAGAACGTCTTAACATCTCTTTTGGGCAGATCTTTTATATCGATAAAGATACTAAACAAAACTTAAATGATGATGACTCAAGTAAAAATTCCAATTATTCATCTTGGGCGGTAGAGGTTGACTTTAACTACGACGATTACCTGTTCTATCACGGTGGTGTACAGTACGATATTGATACCTCTGCAATGCAGCTTGCGAATAGTACTATTGAATATCGCTTTACTGGCGGTTACATACAAACAAACTACCGCTATGTAACCAAAGAGTACATTGAAGACACCGTTGATTTTAATATTGGCTCAATTACTAAAGATGGTATCTCTCAAGCTGGTTTACTCGGTGCTTACCAAATTTCACCTAAATGGAACGCAAGCGCTCAATACTTCTATGACTTGACCACCGAAGAAGAGCTCGAATGGTTAGCTCGAATCAATTATAAATCAGATTGTTGGTACATTGGCTTTACCTACAGCAACCAATTACGCAGCTGGGAAGGCGATTACATCAACACATCGAACGCGTCACCCGTTTATGAAAACAACTTCAGCGTGAACTTCGGTATTGTCGGCTTTGGTACCAACATTGGCTCAGATTCTGGCGCTGTCGGTGAAAGCAGCTCGGATAACGCATTGAGCTATGGCCGTCCATTCTTCTTAAACAACTAA
- a CDS encoding DUF924 family protein → MTVTYQAVLEFWFDELTPKDWFTGGAEIDTLIESRFSELHKAAIQGELFEWRQTAQGRLAEIIVLDQFSRNIGRNSPTAFSSDPMALALAQEAVAGGFDHQLNEQQKSFLYMPYMHSESLLVHEQAVELFSQTGLEHNLDFEFKHKVIIERFGRYPHRNEVLGRASTPEEIEFLQQPGSSF, encoded by the coding sequence ATGACGGTAACGTATCAGGCTGTTCTAGAGTTTTGGTTCGATGAGTTGACGCCTAAAGATTGGTTTACTGGCGGCGCCGAGATTGACACTTTGATAGAGTCTCGATTTTCTGAATTGCATAAAGCAGCCATTCAAGGCGAGCTATTTGAGTGGCGCCAAACTGCGCAAGGGCGATTGGCTGAGATTATCGTGCTTGATCAGTTTTCTCGAAATATAGGTAGAAACAGCCCGACAGCATTTTCTTCTGATCCGATGGCGTTGGCTCTAGCCCAAGAGGCGGTAGCGGGTGGTTTTGATCACCAGCTGAACGAGCAACAGAAAAGCTTCCTGTATATGCCTTATATGCACAGTGAATCTTTGTTAGTCCATGAACAAGCCGTGGAACTCTTTTCTCAAACGGGATTAGAACATAATCTGGATTTTGAGTTTAAGCACAAGGTTATCATTGAGCGATTTGGTCGCTATCCGCACCGTAATGAAGTGTTAGGGCGAGCTTCGACTCCCGAAGAAATTGAATTCTTGCAGCAACCGGGCTCAAGTTTTTAA
- the pdxA gene encoding 4-hydroxythreonine-4-phosphate dehydrogenase PdxA — MTTKRIVITAGEPAGIGPDLTLALSQESWPHQLVVCADKTLLAERAKLLGIEVEFLDYDATAAKEPQRSGTLVVKHVPLSESTIAGQLNEANGHYVLNTLETAAIGCMNDEFDAIVTGPVHKGVINRAGVAFSGHTEFFAEKSNTPLVVMMLATEGLRVALVTTHIPLAYVSQAVTEDRLERVITILNKDLVEKFAIEKPTIYVCGLNPHAGEDGCLGHEEIETITPTLEKIRQKDGINLVGPLPADTIFNEKYLQDADAVLGMYHDQVLPVLKYKGFGRSVNITLGLPFIRTSVDHGTALDLAGTGQADTGSFRTALTHAIELVEKKQ, encoded by the coding sequence ATGACAACTAAACGTATTGTCATTACCGCGGGTGAACCTGCTGGAATAGGCCCAGATTTAACTCTGGCCTTGTCTCAAGAAAGCTGGCCACATCAACTTGTGGTTTGTGCCGATAAGACACTACTTGCGGAGCGAGCTAAGCTCCTCGGTATCGAAGTAGAGTTTCTGGATTACGACGCAACCGCAGCTAAGGAGCCTCAACGCTCTGGCACACTGGTTGTGAAACACGTTCCATTATCTGAAAGCACCATTGCAGGTCAACTCAACGAGGCCAACGGCCATTACGTATTAAATACTTTAGAAACCGCAGCAATTGGCTGTATGAATGATGAATTTGATGCTATTGTCACCGGCCCTGTTCACAAGGGTGTAATTAACCGGGCTGGCGTTGCTTTTAGTGGCCATACCGAGTTTTTTGCAGAGAAGTCCAATACACCGCTCGTGGTGATGATGTTGGCAACTGAAGGGCTGCGTGTTGCACTAGTAACAACACACATCCCACTAGCTTATGTATCTCAAGCCGTGACCGAAGACAGATTAGAGCGAGTTATTACGATTCTGAATAAAGATTTGGTCGAAAAATTTGCTATAGAGAAACCAACTATTTATGTGTGTGGTTTGAACCCGCACGCGGGCGAAGATGGTTGTTTAGGTCACGAAGAGATAGAAACTATTACTCCTACGCTAGAAAAAATTCGCCAAAAAGATGGTATTAATTTAGTTGGCCCATTGCCAGCAGACACCATCTTTAATGAAAAATATTTGCAAGATGCAGATGCTGTTTTAGGTATGTATCACGACCAAGTGCTCCCAGTACTGAAATACAAAGGCTTTGGTCGCTCAGTGAACATCACACTTGGCTTACCATTTATTCGCACATCAGTCGATCACGGTACTGCCTTAGACTTGGCAGGAACAGGCCAAGCCGATACAGGGAGCTTTAGAACAGCGCTCACGCACGCCATTGAATTAGTAGAGAAAAAGCAATGA
- a CDS encoding symmetrical bis(5'-nucleosyl)-tetraphosphatase has product MSNYIVGDIQGCFDELQLLLETVKFDKQKDTLWVAGDLVARGPKSLETLRFIRSLGESSKVVLGNHDLHLLAVSLGLFPAKKKDQTQPILDADDKDELLEWLREQPLMQEHDQFVMTHAGISPQWTIKRARKENKKVTGLLRSKKWKWLIENMYSNSPDLWSKELSDIERYRYAINSFTRMRFCFPDGRLDMGCKLPPKEVADHEYIPWFDLPQRVQLDKTVLFGHWAALEGYNGKDVIGLDTGCVWGGELTALRWEDKQFFTQAAL; this is encoded by the coding sequence TTGTCGAATTATATTGTCGGAGACATCCAAGGCTGCTTCGACGAACTTCAACTCTTACTTGAAACCGTCAAATTTGATAAGCAAAAAGATACTTTGTGGGTCGCTGGTGACTTGGTCGCAAGAGGCCCTAAGTCACTTGAGACACTCAGATTTATCCGGTCTTTAGGAGAGTCCTCGAAGGTAGTACTGGGCAATCATGACTTACACCTGCTCGCAGTTTCGCTTGGTCTTTTTCCAGCAAAGAAGAAAGATCAAACTCAGCCTATTTTAGATGCTGATGACAAAGACGAGTTGCTTGAATGGCTTAGAGAACAGCCTTTAATGCAAGAGCATGACCAATTTGTCATGACCCATGCTGGTATTTCTCCACAATGGACAATCAAGCGAGCGCGTAAAGAGAACAAAAAGGTCACAGGACTATTGCGCTCAAAAAAATGGAAGTGGTTGATTGAGAACATGTACAGCAATTCTCCTGACTTGTGGTCAAAAGAATTGAGCGATATAGAGCGTTATAGATACGCCATCAACAGTTTTACACGCATGCGCTTCTGCTTTCCTGACGGACGTTTAGACATGGGCTGCAAGCTTCCTCCAAAAGAGGTGGCCGACCACGAATACATCCCTTGGTTCGACCTTCCTCAAAGAGTTCAGCTAGATAAAACCGTATTATTTGGCCACTGGGCAGCACTTGAAGGTTATAACGGAAAAGACGTTATTGGACTTGATACGGGGTGTGTTTGGGGCGGAGAGCTAACGGCACTTCGTTGGGAGGACAAACAGTTTTTCACTCAAGCTGCGCTATAG
- a CDS encoding threonine/serine exporter family protein: MSLFELLVGLLNDMFFAAVPAVGFALVFNVPQRALIYCALGGSIGHGSRYLMMHFGIPIEWATFFAATLVGMIGVQWSHKLLAHPKVFTVAALIPMVPGVFAFKAMIAMVEINRAGYSPELLAILMENFLKSMFIIAGLAIGLAVPGLLFYRRRPIV; the protein is encoded by the coding sequence ATGAGTCTTTTTGAATTGTTGGTTGGTTTGCTCAATGATATGTTTTTTGCGGCGGTACCAGCGGTAGGGTTCGCTCTGGTCTTTAATGTTCCGCAGAGAGCCTTAATTTATTGTGCGTTAGGAGGCTCTATTGGCCATGGTAGCCGTTATTTGATGATGCACTTCGGTATTCCTATCGAATGGGCGACATTCTTTGCCGCGACATTGGTTGGCATGATAGGGGTACAGTGGTCGCATAAGCTGTTAGCGCACCCTAAGGTATTTACGGTTGCAGCCTTGATTCCTATGGTCCCAGGCGTGTTTGCCTTTAAGGCTATGATTGCGATGGTTGAAATTAACCGAGCTGGGTACAGCCCTGAATTACTCGCTATTTTGATGGAGAACTTTTTAAAATCGATGTTCATTATCGCTGGGCTGGCGATTGGCTTAGCGGTGCCTGGGCTGTTATTCTACCGCCGTAGACCTATCGTTTAG
- the apaG gene encoding Co2+/Mg2+ efflux protein ApaG encodes MDISTPCIKCQVHSKYIPEQSEPTKNRYVFAYIITIKNLSKTTVQLMSRRWLITDSNGKQLTIEGDGVVGQQPVIEANDEYTYTSGTVIETPVGVMQGHYVMTDHKGIDFIAEVEPFRLAIPNILN; translated from the coding sequence ATGGATATATCTACGCCTTGTATCAAATGCCAGGTTCACTCTAAATACATACCAGAGCAATCTGAGCCAACGAAGAATCGTTACGTCTTCGCCTACATTATTACGATAAAAAACCTCAGTAAAACAACGGTGCAACTGATGTCTCGCCGCTGGTTGATTACCGACTCTAACGGTAAGCAACTCACCATAGAAGGTGATGGTGTCGTTGGGCAGCAACCTGTTATTGAAGCCAACGACGAATACACCTACACAAGTGGTACCGTCATCGAAACCCCTGTAGGCGTTATGCAAGGTCATTATGTTATGACAGACCACAAGGGGATTGATTTTATAGCCGAAGTCGAGCCTTTCAGGCTAGCGATCCCCAACATTCTTAATTAG
- a CDS encoding DUF547 domain-containing protein: protein MKQLLFIVSLLFSTLAWSAPKSDLWPYWKQSDDTNLEQVSHQDWQQFLDSYLVKQGQNTLVRYKAVNTADKTKLKQYIKQLEQVNPLDYSKAEQYAYWVNLYNAVTVDLILDAYPIKSITKLGGLFSFGPWGDDVVVVNGKSLTLNDIEHRILRPIWQDPRTHYAVNCASLGCPNLQPDAFTSNNTEALLEQAATEFVSSDKGVMVTNNKLQLSSIYEWFAVDFGTKKQLIQHLEQYRTQPITNTNKISYEYDWSLNQAN from the coding sequence ATGAAACAACTACTTTTTATTGTCAGCCTACTTTTTTCAACCTTAGCTTGGTCTGCGCCTAAATCCGATCTTTGGCCATACTGGAAGCAAAGCGACGATACCAACCTAGAACAGGTATCTCATCAAGATTGGCAGCAATTCCTCGATAGCTACTTGGTTAAACAGGGGCAAAATACGTTAGTTAGATATAAAGCGGTGAACACTGCCGATAAGACCAAACTTAAGCAATACATCAAGCAACTCGAACAGGTGAATCCGCTCGACTATTCAAAAGCGGAGCAGTATGCCTACTGGGTTAATCTATATAACGCCGTGACTGTCGATTTGATTCTTGATGCCTACCCGATCAAATCCATAACTAAACTTGGCGGACTATTTAGTTTCGGGCCGTGGGGAGATGATGTGGTAGTCGTTAACGGGAAATCACTGACACTCAATGACATTGAACACCGAATCCTAAGACCGATTTGGCAAGATCCTCGCACGCATTATGCAGTGAACTGTGCCAGCCTAGGTTGCCCTAACTTACAACCTGACGCTTTTACCTCTAACAATACTGAAGCCTTGCTAGAACAAGCTGCAACTGAGTTTGTAAGCAGTGACAAAGGCGTGATGGTTACAAACAATAAGCTTCAACTATCATCGATTTACGAATGGTTTGCTGTGGATTTTGGTACGAAGAAACAACTTATTCAGCACTTAGAACAATATCGAACTCAACCTATCACGAATACTAACAAAATCAGCTATGAGTACGATTGGTCACTCAACCAAGCAAACTAG
- the djlA gene encoding co-chaperone DjlA, with amino-acid sequence MQIFGKILGAFFGFLFGGPLGLIFGLFLGHQFDKARRLNQSGFNSSGFGRGPSQVERQNEFFKAAFAVMGHVAKAKGQVTPEEIQLASTMMERMNLHGEQRQAAQDAFRDGKESDFPLSDALERVKISSGGRFDLLQFFLELQISAAFADGILHPSERQVLHKIAQGLGFSSEQLDRRLQMQEAAFRFQQQGGSFGGQQGHGQSSGWQQASQQNQLGDAYKVLGVSESADGKEVKKAYRKLMNEHHPDKLMAKGLPPEMMNVAKEKSQEIQNAYDLIKKVKGFK; translated from the coding sequence ATGCAAATATTTGGCAAAATTTTGGGCGCTTTTTTTGGCTTTTTATTTGGAGGTCCGCTTGGTCTGATTTTTGGCCTATTTTTAGGACACCAGTTCGATAAAGCTCGTCGGTTGAACCAATCGGGTTTTAATAGTTCTGGTTTTGGCCGAGGGCCAAGCCAAGTAGAAAGGCAGAATGAGTTTTTTAAAGCCGCTTTTGCGGTTATGGGGCATGTCGCTAAAGCTAAAGGTCAGGTAACACCTGAAGAAATTCAGTTAGCTTCCACTATGATGGAGCGCATGAATCTGCATGGTGAACAACGTCAAGCCGCGCAAGATGCTTTCCGTGATGGTAAAGAGAGCGACTTTCCGTTAAGTGATGCGCTTGAACGCGTGAAGATTTCATCAGGCGGTCGTTTTGATCTATTGCAATTCTTCTTAGAACTGCAAATTTCAGCAGCGTTTGCTGATGGGATTTTGCATCCAAGCGAGCGTCAGGTTCTCCATAAGATCGCTCAAGGCCTTGGTTTTTCTTCGGAACAACTAGATCGCCGCTTACAGATGCAAGAAGCGGCATTCCGCTTCCAGCAGCAAGGTGGAAGCTTTGGTGGTCAGCAAGGCCACGGACAGTCATCAGGTTGGCAACAGGCTTCGCAACAGAACCAGCTTGGCGATGCATATAAGGTTCTTGGTGTGAGTGAAAGTGCTGACGGTAAAGAGGTGAAGAAAGCCTACCGTAAACTGATGAATGAACATCACCCAGATAAACTGATGGCGAAGGGCTTACCGCCTGAGATGATGAATGTTGCGAAAGAGAAATCGCAAGAAATTCAGAATGCTTATGATCTGATAAAGAAGGTCAAAGGCTTTAAGTAG
- the folA gene encoding type 3 dihydrofolate reductase codes for MIISMIAAMADNRVIGKDNQMPWHLPADFAWFKRSTMGKPVVMGRKTYESIGRPLPGRLNVVISRDENLKIEGVTTVTSIEQALDLVSDVEEVMIIGGGSIYETCLPKADKLYLTYIDLAVDGDTKFPDWGEGWKQSFNDTYQADEKNKHNMEFVILER; via the coding sequence ATGATCATCAGTATGATAGCAGCAATGGCAGACAATCGTGTCATTGGTAAAGACAACCAGATGCCATGGCATTTGCCTGCGGATTTCGCATGGTTTAAACGCTCTACAATGGGAAAACCAGTAGTGATGGGGCGTAAGACCTATGAGTCGATTGGACGACCTTTACCTGGTCGATTGAATGTTGTAATCAGTCGTGATGAGAATTTGAAAATTGAAGGTGTGACAACCGTTACTTCGATAGAACAAGCTTTAGATCTAGTCAGTGATGTTGAAGAGGTAATGATCATTGGTGGTGGTTCGATTTATGAAACTTGCTTACCTAAAGCTGACAAGCTTTACCTTACTTATATCGATTTAGCCGTTGATGGTGATACAAAGTTCCCTGATTGGGGAGAAGGTTGGAAGCAGAGCTTTAATGATACCTACCAAGCGGATGAGAAAAACAAACACAATATGGAATTTGTGATCCTTGAGCGTTAA
- the surA gene encoding peptidylprolyl isomerase SurA, which translates to MTLWKRTLIAIAAACTLSTSYAAPVELDSVKVIVNEGVILQSDIDASMKTLRANAKKSGQTLPSQDVLNEQVLEKLIIDTIQTQEAERIGVRIDDARLDQAIVGIAENNNQTVEQLTASVAEEGLSYNAFREQVRKEIAASEARNALVRRRINILPAEVDNLTDILAQETNATVQYQIGHIQLRFNDEQTKEELEVQAKELVEALNSGKDFSTMAYTYSKGPKALQGGDWGWMRKEEMPTIFADQIKMQNKGSIIGPFRSGVGFHILKIEDVKGLETVAVTEVNARHILIKPTVILSDDGAKEQLEEITRRVNAGEASFGDLAQQYSQDPGSAVQDGELGYQTPDLYVPEFKHQVETLPEGKISAPFKTVHGWHIVEVLDRREVDRTDSALKNKAYQILFNRKFNEEAGAWLQEIRASAFVEIVEEDQDDN; encoded by the coding sequence ATGACATTGTGGAAACGCACATTAATTGCTATCGCAGCGGCTTGTACTTTATCAACAAGCTACGCAGCCCCGGTTGAACTCGACAGCGTAAAAGTGATCGTGAACGAAGGCGTGATCTTACAAAGCGATATCGACGCTTCGATGAAGACACTGCGCGCAAACGCTAAGAAAAGCGGTCAAACATTACCATCACAAGATGTACTCAATGAGCAAGTACTGGAAAAGCTGATTATCGATACCATTCAGACTCAAGAAGCGGAGCGTATCGGTGTTCGTATTGATGATGCTCGACTTGATCAAGCAATTGTAGGCATCGCGGAAAACAACAACCAAACGGTAGAACAACTTACCGCGTCAGTTGCCGAAGAAGGCCTGAGCTACAATGCATTTCGTGAACAAGTAAGAAAAGAGATTGCAGCAAGCGAAGCTCGTAACGCCTTAGTTCGTCGCCGTATCAATATTCTTCCAGCAGAAGTGGATAACCTAACGGATATCTTAGCGCAAGAGACCAATGCCACTGTTCAATACCAAATTGGACACATTCAACTACGCTTCAATGACGAGCAAACAAAAGAAGAGCTAGAAGTTCAAGCTAAAGAGCTAGTTGAAGCACTCAACTCAGGCAAAGATTTCAGCACCATGGCTTATACTTACTCTAAAGGTCCTAAAGCACTGCAAGGCGGTGACTGGGGTTGGATGCGTAAAGAAGAAATGCCAACCATTTTTGCAGACCAAATCAAAATGCAGAATAAAGGCAGCATCATCGGTCCTTTCCGCAGCGGTGTGGGTTTCCATATCCTGAAAATTGAAGATGTAAAAGGCTTAGAGACTGTTGCCGTTACCGAAGTGAATGCGCGCCATATATTGATTAAACCGACCGTCATCTTAAGTGACGACGGGGCAAAGGAGCAACTTGAGGAGATCACTCGTCGTGTCAACGCTGGTGAAGCTAGCTTTGGTGATCTCGCTCAGCAATACAGTCAAGATCCAGGCTCAGCAGTTCAAGATGGTGAATTAGGCTATCAGACACCTGATTTGTACGTGCCTGAATTCAAACACCAAGTAGAAACATTGCCTGAAGGCAAAATCAGTGCACCATTTAAAACGGTTCATGGCTGGCACATCGTCGAAGTACTCGACCGTCGAGAAGTTGACCGTACCGATTCAGCTTTAAAAAACAAAGCTTACCAAATTCTATTTAACCGTAAGTTCAATGAAGAAGCAGGCGCTTGGCTACAAGAAATAAGAGCCAGTGCCTTTGTTGAAATAGTTGAGGAAGACCAAGATGACAACTAA